A window of the Halobacterium hubeiense genome harbors these coding sequences:
- a CDS encoding proton-conducting transporter transmembrane domain-containing protein, which yields MSGQDATTTVGPLPDTAAESPLVPAALTWLVWALFAASVGALAVRARTAGAWELGGVVAVDGLTVLMWVVVTFFSGVVHSYSRRYLAGSAHETAFFANTFGFTLAVMALVAADHFALFAGLWLAMGLLMAELIGVVGGWDQASAAAAVARKHFLASSGLLAVALTALWWTTGATTISGIAANADALGGPVWLLAAGALVLAAMIQSALVPFHTWLLSSMTAPTPASALMHAGFVNAGGILLARFAPVVTADATLMLAVVAVGAVSAAGGKLLKSVQTDVKSKLGCSTVGQMGFMIMQAGLGFFAAAVTHLILHGFYKAYQFLGSGGQVERASPSDGTPHTAGGLPSVAGGVVTLLTGLAGGALFAVLTGKGTHADSGLLLTFFVVFTTLHAARDAVGHTSLSALARYAAVPLVFFPAILVYAVVYEGVAGLLPVEQAPTELTLVHVAVAAAFTVIYVAIETGVHERSRRLYVALLNASRPAPETVLTNTEDYNEH from the coding sequence ATGTCGGGACAGGACGCAACGACGACGGTCGGACCACTCCCGGACACGGCGGCGGAGTCGCCGCTCGTGCCCGCCGCACTCACGTGGCTCGTGTGGGCGCTGTTCGCCGCGAGCGTCGGCGCCCTCGCCGTCCGAGCGCGAACCGCGGGCGCGTGGGAGCTCGGCGGCGTGGTCGCCGTCGACGGCCTGACCGTCCTGATGTGGGTCGTCGTCACGTTCTTCAGCGGCGTCGTCCACAGCTACTCGCGGCGCTACCTCGCCGGGAGCGCCCACGAGACGGCGTTCTTCGCCAACACGTTCGGGTTCACGCTCGCCGTGATGGCGCTGGTCGCCGCCGACCACTTCGCGCTGTTCGCGGGCCTCTGGCTGGCGATGGGCCTGCTGATGGCCGAGCTAATCGGCGTCGTCGGCGGCTGGGACCAGGCGAGCGCCGCCGCCGCGGTCGCCCGCAAGCACTTCCTCGCCAGCAGCGGCCTGCTCGCCGTCGCGCTGACCGCGCTGTGGTGGACGACCGGCGCGACGACGATTTCGGGAATCGCCGCGAACGCCGACGCGCTCGGCGGCCCCGTCTGGCTCCTCGCGGCGGGCGCGCTCGTGCTCGCGGCGATGATTCAGTCCGCGCTCGTCCCGTTCCACACGTGGCTGCTGTCCTCGATGACCGCGCCGACCCCGGCGTCGGCGCTGATGCACGCCGGCTTCGTCAACGCCGGCGGCATCCTGCTGGCGCGCTTCGCGCCCGTCGTCACCGCCGACGCCACGCTGATGCTCGCGGTGGTCGCGGTCGGCGCAGTCAGCGCCGCGGGCGGGAAGCTGTTGAAGTCCGTGCAGACCGACGTCAAGAGCAAGCTCGGCTGCTCGACCGTCGGGCAGATGGGCTTCATGATAATGCAGGCGGGCCTGGGCTTCTTCGCCGCCGCCGTCACGCACCTGATTCTCCACGGCTTCTACAAGGCCTACCAGTTCCTCGGCTCCGGGGGACAGGTCGAACGCGCCAGCCCGAGCGACGGCACCCCGCACACCGCGGGCGGCCTCCCGAGCGTCGCCGGCGGCGTCGTGACGCTGCTGACCGGACTCGCCGGCGGCGCGCTGTTCGCGGTGCTGACCGGGAAGGGGACGCACGCCGACAGCGGCCTGCTGTTGACGTTCTTCGTGGTGTTCACCACGCTGCACGCCGCCCGCGACGCGGTCGGACACACGTCGCTGTCGGCGCTCGCGCGCTACGCCGCCGTCCCGCTGGTGTTCTTCCCCGCAATTCTCGTCTACGCCGTCGTCTACGAGGGCGTCGCGGGCCTGCTCCCGGTCGAACAGGCGCCGACCGAACTCACGCTCGTTCACGTCGCCGTCGCCGCCGCGTTCACCGTCATCTACGTCGCCATCGAGACCGGCGTCCACGAGCGCAGCCGGCGGCTCTACGTCGCCCTGCTGAACGCCAGCCGGCCGGCGCCCGAAACCGTCTTGACGAACACGGAGGACTACAATGAGCACTGA
- a CDS encoding HAD family hydrolase: MPTTFDLFGTLVAAERPERPASAVADALAARDVPVPDDWADAYREPHESVPEGAELPLPVHVAAALESRGVDADPGVVREATLAAFDRPVSVRPGARDALSAAREYGRVAVLSNCSVPELVGRALDRADLNVETVVTSVGCGWRKPDPRAFEAAADALDATPESLVHVGDDRDADGGIEAVGGRAVLLDETPLESVPSELEAIACP; this comes from the coding sequence GTGCCAACGACGTTCGACCTCTTCGGGACGCTGGTCGCCGCCGAGCGCCCCGAGCGCCCCGCGAGCGCCGTCGCCGACGCGCTCGCAGCGCGCGACGTTCCCGTCCCCGACGACTGGGCGGACGCCTACCGCGAACCCCACGAGTCCGTCCCCGAGGGCGCGGAACTGCCGCTCCCCGTCCACGTCGCGGCCGCCCTGGAGAGCCGCGGCGTCGACGCCGACCCGGGCGTCGTCCGGGAAGCGACGCTCGCCGCGTTCGACCGGCCAGTCTCAGTCCGTCCGGGCGCGCGAGACGCGCTCTCCGCCGCCCGCGAATACGGCAGGGTCGCCGTCCTCTCGAACTGTAGCGTCCCCGAGCTCGTCGGGCGCGCGCTCGACCGCGCCGACCTGAACGTCGAGACGGTCGTGACGAGCGTCGGCTGCGGCTGGCGGAAGCCAGACCCGCGCGCGTTCGAGGCGGCCGCAGACGCCCTCGACGCGACCCCCGAATCGCTCGTCCACGTCGGCGACGACCGGGACGCGGACGGCGGTATCGAAGCCGTCGGCGGGCGCGCGGTGCTCCTCGACGAGACGCCGCTGGAGTCGGTGCCGTCGGAACTGGAGGCGATAGCGTGTCCCTGA
- a CDS encoding DUF2309 domain-containing protein, translating to MSTDTAIRDSIEEAAGVVGSLWPVHSFVTANPLSGFEDRPFEEAVADAAELLGGRGYPSAETFRAALERGQISRDRLDAELDEAGYDAAPEVLLDQLADAADPAEGDADDATEHADRVLSKWLSAFLDEGSAHWSMPNREAGFYAAFREVAAHDDEIPDAGVAADLPEEPTDAVATALEPYPEGEWEAIFEEELAALPGWTWFVNRRVEDGGEWQSAHPISLAGYLAARLAVLDALDADLSPDDDPGEPDSADEIAAAFLRAWEATYREDLVDAVAAESESLAEGEEDSGRPDAQLVFCIDTRSEVIRRHVEETGDYETHGYAGFFGVPMEYEGYDAEVSVEACPPIVEPQHRVAEAPADEDAHASHDRWTGLREAATEVVETLEANAATAYGFVESAGSGYGVALAARTLVPERVRGLVGAATGPIPDVHEFCEPDLDHEHADEGLPAGLTTEERVEYAAAAFELMGWEQFGRLVVFTGHASETANNPYESSLDCGACAGNPGGPNARVLAAICSDPEVKAALRERGFDVPEDTVFLAAEHNTTTDEVELYDGDVPASHADDVEQLRADLASARERAAAERAESLGADGDAVSETERRAGDWAETRPELGLAGNAGFVVGPRELTSDLDLDGRAFLHSYDHATDPDGDALAAILTGPMVVTQWINAQYYFSTVDNAVYGSGSKVTHNPVGNLGVYQGNGGDLMTGLPLQSLTTAADEPYHQPLRLSTVVHAPVKRVEGVLAEHEQLQVLLDNDWLALTVVDPTRDHRAFHYEQDLSWTPAVAEAELEPETQRAAAVADD from the coding sequence ATGAGCACTGACACGGCAATCCGCGACAGCATCGAGGAGGCGGCCGGCGTCGTCGGCTCCCTCTGGCCGGTCCACTCGTTCGTGACCGCGAACCCGCTCTCGGGCTTCGAGGACCGGCCCTTCGAGGAGGCGGTCGCGGACGCCGCCGAGCTCCTCGGCGGCCGCGGCTACCCGAGCGCCGAGACGTTCCGCGCGGCCCTCGAGCGGGGCCAGATTTCCCGCGACCGCCTCGACGCGGAACTCGACGAAGCCGGCTACGACGCCGCCCCCGAAGTGCTGCTCGACCAGCTAGCCGACGCGGCCGACCCCGCGGAGGGCGACGCGGACGACGCCACCGAGCACGCCGACCGCGTGCTCTCGAAGTGGCTGTCGGCGTTCCTCGACGAGGGGAGCGCCCACTGGTCGATGCCGAACCGCGAGGCCGGCTTCTACGCCGCGTTCCGCGAGGTCGCCGCCCACGACGACGAGATTCCGGACGCGGGCGTCGCCGCCGACCTTCCCGAGGAGCCGACCGACGCCGTCGCGACGGCCCTCGAACCGTACCCGGAGGGCGAGTGGGAGGCCATCTTCGAGGAGGAGTTGGCCGCACTCCCGGGGTGGACGTGGTTCGTCAATCGGCGCGTCGAGGACGGCGGCGAGTGGCAGTCCGCGCACCCGATTTCGCTGGCGGGCTACTTGGCGGCGCGGCTGGCGGTGCTGGACGCCCTCGACGCCGACCTCTCACCGGACGACGACCCCGGTGAGCCGGACTCTGCGGACGAAATCGCCGCGGCGTTCCTGCGCGCGTGGGAAGCGACCTACCGCGAGGACCTCGTGGACGCCGTCGCGGCCGAGAGCGAGTCGCTCGCGGAGGGCGAGGAGGACTCGGGGCGCCCGGACGCCCAACTGGTGTTCTGCATCGACACCCGCTCGGAGGTCATCCGCCGGCACGTCGAGGAGACGGGCGACTACGAGACCCACGGGTACGCGGGGTTCTTCGGCGTCCCGATGGAGTACGAGGGCTACGACGCCGAGGTCTCCGTCGAGGCCTGCCCGCCCATCGTCGAACCCCAGCACCGCGTCGCCGAGGCGCCGGCCGACGAGGACGCGCACGCGAGCCACGACCGCTGGACGGGCCTCCGCGAGGCGGCCACCGAGGTCGTGGAGACGCTGGAGGCCAACGCCGCCACGGCGTACGGGTTCGTCGAGAGCGCGGGGAGCGGCTACGGCGTCGCGCTCGCGGCGCGCACGCTCGTCCCCGAGCGCGTCCGCGGCCTCGTCGGCGCCGCTACCGGCCCGATTCCGGACGTCCACGAGTTCTGCGAGCCCGACCTCGACCACGAGCACGCCGACGAGGGCCTGCCCGCCGGCCTGACGACCGAAGAGCGCGTCGAGTACGCGGCCGCCGCCTTCGAGTTGATGGGTTGGGAGCAGTTCGGTCGCCTCGTCGTCTTCACCGGCCACGCCAGCGAGACCGCGAACAACCCCTACGAGTCGAGTCTGGACTGCGGCGCGTGCGCCGGCAACCCCGGCGGCCCGAACGCCCGCGTGCTCGCGGCCATCTGTAGCGACCCCGAGGTGAAGGCCGCGCTGCGCGAGCGCGGCTTCGACGTCCCCGAGGACACCGTCTTCCTCGCGGCCGAGCACAACACGACGACCGACGAGGTCGAGCTGTACGACGGCGACGTCCCCGCGAGCCACGCCGACGACGTCGAACAGTTGCGCGCGGACCTCGCGAGCGCCCGTGAGCGCGCGGCCGCCGAGCGCGCCGAATCGCTGGGCGCCGACGGCGACGCGGTCAGCGAGACCGAGCGCCGCGCCGGCGACTGGGCGGAGACCCGTCCAGAACTGGGGCTGGCCGGCAACGCCGGCTTCGTCGTCGGCCCGCGCGAACTCACCAGCGACCTTGACCTCGACGGGCGCGCGTTCCTCCACTCATACGACCACGCCACCGACCCCGACGGCGACGCGCTGGCCGCGATTCTCACCGGGCCGATGGTCGTCACGCAGTGGATAAACGCCCAGTACTACTTCTCGACGGTGGACAACGCCGTCTATGGCAGCGGCTCGAAGGTCACGCACAACCCCGTCGGGAACCTCGGCGTCTACCAGGGCAACGGCGGCGACCTGATGACCGGTCTGCCGCTGCAGTCGCTGACGACCGCCGCCGACGAGCCGTACCACCAGCCGCTGCGCCTCTCGACGGTCGTCCACGCGCCCGTCAAGCGCGTCGAGGGCGTGCTCGCGGAGCACGAGCAACTGCAGGTGCTTCTGGACAACGACTGGCTCGCGCTGACGGTCGTGGACCCGACCCGCGACCACCGCGCGTTCCACTACGAACAGGACCTGTCGTGGACGCCCGCCGTCGCGGAAGCCGAACTCGAACCCGAGACGCAGCGCGCGGCCGCCGTCGCCGACGACTGA
- the cobS gene encoding adenosylcobinamide-GDP ribazoletransferase, with the protein MVVSALRGALGFLTRLRVGHSEAAWAAFRGSPWAFPLAGYAVGALLAVPFALDALPPGTLALAYLAAVFAVTGINHLDGVADVGDALVVHGDSDERTRVLKDTTVGVGAVAAVAVAVAGLVLGALGVAGLPTRAAIAVVVASEVGAKLGMAAVACFGTAAHEGLGSQFTERASRSELLPAVLVALPAVALSWPTPAAAGALAGAVAAGFAAVWRLRALLGGVNGDVFGAVNEVGRVVGLHVGVVAWTLS; encoded by the coding sequence GTGGTCGTGAGCGCGCTCCGGGGCGCGCTCGGGTTCCTGACGCGGCTCCGCGTCGGTCACAGCGAGGCCGCGTGGGCGGCGTTCCGGGGCTCGCCGTGGGCGTTCCCGCTGGCGGGCTACGCCGTCGGCGCGCTGCTGGCCGTGCCGTTCGCGCTCGACGCGCTCCCGCCGGGCACGCTCGCGCTCGCGTACCTCGCCGCCGTGTTCGCCGTCACGGGCATCAATCACCTCGACGGCGTCGCGGACGTCGGGGACGCGCTCGTCGTTCACGGGGACAGCGACGAGCGCACGCGCGTCCTCAAGGACACCACGGTCGGCGTCGGCGCGGTCGCGGCGGTCGCGGTCGCGGTCGCTGGGCTCGTGCTCGGCGCGCTCGGGGTCGCGGGACTGCCGACCCGCGCCGCGATTGCGGTCGTCGTCGCCAGCGAGGTCGGCGCGAAGCTCGGGATGGCGGCGGTCGCGTGCTTCGGGACGGCCGCGCACGAGGGGCTGGGCTCGCAGTTCACGGAGCGAGCGAGCAGGTCGGAGTTACTCCCCGCCGTCCTCGTCGCGCTCCCGGCCGTCGCGCTCTCGTGGCCGACGCCGGCGGCCGCGGGCGCGCTCGCCGGGGCCGTCGCCGCCGGCTTCGCCGCGGTGTGGCGCCTGCGCGCGCTCCTCGGCGGCGTGAACGGCGACGTCTTCGGCGCCGTCAACGAGGTCGGCCGCGTCGTCGGCCTGCACGTGGGGGTGGTCGCGTGGACGCTCTCCTGA
- a CDS encoding adenosylcobinamide amidohydrolase — protein sequence MFDAATRDGVLELERERTRWLSTGWDGGFAAADRAYNVTVPEGWNPGDLDAYVADRLADAGFSRAGDEPVLFTGVAQRHARGARRGPVEAVATVGVSNPAALPMDPEDGALPEEPEAVAGTVNVFVGTTRALDDAALANLVAVAAEAKTATLLETVGFPGTTTDAVVAACDPAGEPAAFSGSATRVGAAARACVRDAVRASYASRYADDDPPESVAAARHGVRTDVEGDVFVPGE from the coding sequence ATGTTTGACGCGGCGACGCGGGACGGCGTGCTCGAACTCGAACGCGAGCGGACGCGCTGGCTCTCCACGGGCTGGGACGGCGGCTTCGCGGCCGCCGACCGCGCGTACAACGTCACCGTCCCCGAGGGCTGGAACCCGGGCGACCTCGACGCGTACGTCGCCGACCGGCTCGCCGACGCCGGCTTCTCGCGGGCGGGCGACGAGCCGGTCCTGTTCACTGGGGTAGCACAGCGCCACGCCCGCGGCGCGCGCCGTGGGCCCGTGGAAGCAGTCGCGACCGTCGGCGTGTCGAACCCCGCGGCGCTCCCGATGGACCCCGAGGACGGTGCGCTCCCCGAGGAACCCGAAGCCGTCGCCGGGACGGTGAACGTGTTCGTCGGGACGACGCGCGCGCTGGACGACGCCGCGCTCGCGAACCTCGTCGCCGTCGCCGCGGAGGCGAAGACGGCGACGCTGCTCGAAACCGTCGGGTTCCCGGGGACGACGACGGACGCGGTGGTCGCGGCCTGCGACCCCGCGGGCGAGCCGGCGGCGTTCTCCGGGAGCGCGACCCGAGTGGGCGCCGCCGCCCGCGCCTGCGTCCGGGACGCCGTGCGGGCGAGCTACGCGAGCAGGTACGCCGACGACGACCCCCCGGAGTCGGTCGCAGCGGCTAGGCACGGCGTGCGGACGGACGTAGAAGGGGACGTGTTCGTCCCCGGCGAGTGA
- the cobD gene encoding threonine-phosphate decarboxylase CobD: MDPDAVRDAGRVPHGGSDDPDVLDFSANVNPRTPPGVREVYEAALDDAGRYPNDDYPDFRDAAAGYVDCAPERVVPTPGGLAGIRLAVETRVEPGDSVLVPYPSFGEYAREVELQGADPAFVPHDELLDADPNGHAMAVVCNPNNPTGTLYGADDLRAFAARCREADTELLVDEAFLGFTDEESLAGTPGVVVARSLTKLFGLPGLRAGFLVATGDRLDNLRTARRAWNLGTPAAAVGAHAMRRAEFVAETRERVASERERLRAALADDFDVFDSAAPFLLLDVGDRDVAALCEATEARGVAIRDATTFRGLDSHVRIAVRTPEENDRLLEALDV, translated from the coding sequence ATGGACCCTGATGCCGTCCGCGACGCCGGCCGCGTGCCCCACGGCGGCAGCGACGACCCCGACGTGCTGGACTTCTCCGCGAACGTGAACCCCCGGACGCCGCCGGGCGTCCGCGAGGTGTACGAGGCCGCGCTCGACGACGCCGGCCGGTACCCGAACGACGACTACCCCGACTTCCGCGACGCCGCCGCGGGATACGTGGACTGCGCGCCCGAGCGCGTCGTGCCGACGCCGGGCGGCCTCGCGGGCATCCGGCTCGCAGTCGAGACGCGCGTCGAACCCGGGGACAGCGTGCTCGTCCCGTACCCGAGCTTCGGCGAGTACGCCCGCGAGGTCGAACTGCAGGGCGCGGACCCCGCGTTCGTCCCGCACGACGAACTCCTCGACGCGGACCCGAACGGGCACGCGATGGCCGTCGTCTGCAACCCGAACAACCCCACCGGAACGCTGTACGGCGCCGACGACCTCCGCGCGTTCGCCGCGCGCTGCCGCGAGGCCGACACCGAGTTGCTCGTCGACGAGGCGTTCCTCGGATTCACCGACGAGGAATCGCTGGCGGGGACGCCGGGCGTGGTCGTCGCGCGCTCGCTCACGAAGCTGTTCGGCCTGCCCGGGCTCCGCGCCGGCTTCCTCGTGGCGACCGGCGACCGGCTGGACAACCTGCGGACGGCGCGGCGCGCGTGGAACCTCGGGACGCCCGCGGCGGCCGTCGGCGCGCACGCGATGCGCCGAGCGGAGTTCGTCGCCGAGACCCGCGAGCGCGTCGCCAGCGAGCGCGAGCGGCTCCGAGCGGCGCTCGCCGACGACTTCGACGTGTTCGACTCGGCCGCGCCGTTCCTCCTGCTCGACGTCGGCGACCGGGACGTGGCCGCGCTCTGCGAGGCGACCGAAGCCCGGGGCGTCGCGATTCGGGACGCGACGACGTTCCGCGGGCTGGACAGCCACGTCCGGATCGCGGTCCGCACGCCCGAGGAGAACGACCGGCTGCTGGAGGCGCTGGATGTTTGA
- a CDS encoding DUF5805 domain-containing protein produces the protein MTEDVKLNVAVPRHQRDVYDEEAEQMGFASRAAYVRAMVNAGRRDFGLDPQGSGGEDTTLAEFVERRIVAFIEDADGASRDAVVEELTGDIEQTVTDCLARLDDAGRIDYDIQQDGLVVRSEDD, from the coding sequence ATGACCGAGGACGTGAAGCTCAACGTCGCCGTCCCGCGCCACCAGCGCGACGTCTACGACGAGGAGGCCGAGCAGATGGGGTTCGCCAGCCGCGCCGCGTACGTCCGCGCGATGGTCAACGCTGGACGCCGGGATTTCGGCCTCGACCCCCAGGGGTCAGGCGGCGAAGACACCACTCTAGCGGAGTTCGTCGAGCGGCGAATCGTCGCCTTCATCGAGGACGCCGACGGCGCCAGCCGCGACGCCGTCGTCGAGGAGCTCACCGGCGACATCGAGCAGACGGTCACCGACTGTCTCGCCCGCCTCGACGACGCCGGCCGAATCGACTACGACATCCAGCAGGACGGTCTCGTCGTCCGCTCGGAGGACGACTGA
- a CDS encoding Lrp/AsnC family transcriptional regulator has translation MTDEDIDDVDRAILYALQEDARNMSSGDIAERTGTSDSTVRKRIQRLEESGVVKGYSASVDYQQSGYPLRMLLYCTASIPERGELIPEILAIDGVVSVQELVTGDENLLVTAVGESDGDITSVAQELLDMGLTVADEVLVRSHETTPFGGFDPETDR, from the coding sequence ATGACCGACGAGGACATCGACGACGTGGATCGCGCCATCCTGTACGCGCTCCAGGAGGACGCGCGGAACATGTCGTCGGGAGACATCGCAGAGCGAACCGGCACCTCGGACAGCACCGTCCGCAAGCGCATCCAGCGACTGGAGGAGAGCGGCGTCGTCAAGGGGTACAGCGCGAGCGTGGACTACCAGCAGTCGGGGTACCCGCTGCGGATGTTGCTCTACTGCACCGCCTCGATACCCGAGCGCGGCGAACTCATCCCCGAGATACTGGCCATCGACGGCGTGGTCTCCGTGCAGGAGCTGGTCACCGGGGACGAGAACCTCCTCGTGACGGCCGTCGGCGAGTCGGACGGCGACATCACGTCGGTCGCACAGGAGCTCCTCGACATGGGGTTGACGGTCGCCGACGAGGTGCTCGTGCGGAGCCACGAGACGACGCCCTTCGGCGGCTTCGACCCCGAGACCGACCGCTGA
- a CDS encoding NTP transferase domain-containing protein, whose amino-acid sequence MCGGRGTRLESSAEKPLFEISGRPMVDYVKDALAESRVETTHAVVSPHAPETRAHLEGELPIIETPGEGYVTDLLTALDTVETPVLTVAADLPLLEGAVVDTVLDAADGSTSVRVPAALKDALGASTDEDGAWVPTGVNVVADDADSVFRSYDARLAVNVNRRADAALAERLLALRTDAPKSGEVVEGDDGP is encoded by the coding sequence ATGTGCGGCGGCCGCGGCACGCGCCTCGAAAGCAGCGCGGAGAAGCCGCTGTTCGAGATTTCGGGGCGACCGATGGTAGACTACGTGAAGGACGCGCTCGCGGAGAGCCGCGTTGAGACCACGCACGCCGTCGTCTCCCCGCATGCGCCCGAGACGCGCGCGCACCTCGAAGGTGAGCTGCCCATTATCGAGACGCCGGGCGAGGGGTACGTCACGGACCTGCTGACCGCGCTCGACACCGTGGAGACTCCCGTCTTGACCGTCGCGGCGGACCTCCCGCTGTTAGAGGGCGCCGTCGTGGACACCGTGCTGGACGCGGCGGACGGCTCCACGAGCGTCCGCGTGCCCGCCGCGCTGAAGGACGCGCTCGGCGCGAGCACGGACGAGGACGGCGCGTGGGTGCCGACGGGCGTGAACGTCGTCGCCGACGACGCGGACAGCGTGTTCCGGAGCTACGACGCGCGCCTCGCGGTGAACGTGAATCGGCGGGCGGACGCCGCGCTCGCGGAGCGTCTGCTCGCGCTGCGGACCGACGCACCGAAATCCGGCGAGGTCGTGGAGGGAGACGATGGACCCTGA
- a CDS encoding DUF7838 family putative zinc beta-ribbon protein, with amino-acid sequence MASELEHECPNCGEEKTFYRAAATELHLGQKTKWSCPDCDYAFVRINGDIDSSVSA; translated from the coding sequence ATGGCTAGCGAACTCGAACACGAGTGCCCGAACTGCGGCGAGGAGAAGACGTTCTACCGAGCGGCCGCGACGGAGCTGCACCTCGGTCAGAAGACGAAGTGGTCGTGTCCGGACTGCGACTACGCGTTCGTCCGCATTAACGGCGACATCGACTCCTCCGTCAGCGCGTAA
- the cbiB gene encoding adenosylcobinamide-phosphate synthase CbiB has product MSLTAAGALALAFALEAAFAEPPASLHPVAWFGRAVAPFDREWTHPLAVGALVAVVLPLVAAVLVGSLVALAGRVDARVAAGVAGLALFATTSLRMLSAEARAVVAATETDLDAARDRLTSLAGREADDLSAGELRSAAVESAAENLADGLVAPLLAFAVGAVVSLPVAAAAAAWVKAVNTLDSMLGYRSKPVGTASARLDDAVMWLPARVSAALVAFVGLDAAALARAREHADAPPSPNSGWPMATLAAVLGVRLAKPGVYDLPLGGEFPTVAESRRGVRVVGVAGALAYALAAGVVAWS; this is encoded by the coding sequence GTGTCCCTGACCGCGGCGGGCGCGCTCGCGCTCGCGTTCGCGCTCGAAGCGGCGTTCGCGGAGCCACCAGCGAGCCTGCACCCGGTGGCGTGGTTCGGCCGCGCGGTCGCGCCGTTCGACCGCGAGTGGACGCACCCGCTGGCGGTCGGCGCACTCGTCGCCGTCGTCCTGCCGCTTGTTGCCGCCGTCCTCGTCGGGTCGCTCGTCGCGCTCGCGGGCCGCGTGGACGCCCGAGTCGCCGCCGGCGTCGCGGGACTCGCGCTGTTCGCCACCACCAGTCTGCGAATGCTCTCGGCGGAAGCGCGCGCCGTCGTCGCGGCGACCGAGACGGACCTCGACGCCGCCCGCGACCGCCTCACGTCGCTCGCGGGCCGGGAGGCCGACGACCTCTCGGCGGGCGAACTGCGGAGCGCGGCCGTCGAGAGCGCCGCGGAGAACCTCGCGGACGGCCTCGTCGCGCCCCTGCTCGCGTTCGCGGTCGGCGCCGTCGTCTCGCTGCCGGTCGCCGCGGCCGCCGCGGCGTGGGTGAAGGCCGTGAACACGCTGGACTCGATGCTGGGGTACCGCTCGAAGCCGGTCGGGACCGCGAGCGCGCGCCTCGACGACGCGGTGATGTGGCTTCCCGCGCGCGTGAGCGCCGCGCTCGTCGCGTTCGTGGGACTGGACGCGGCCGCGCTCGCTCGCGCTCGGGAGCACGCCGACGCGCCGCCGTCCCCGAACTCCGGGTGGCCGATGGCGACGCTCGCCGCAGTGCTCGGCGTCCGCCTCGCGAAGCCGGGCGTCTACGACCTGCCGCTCGGCGGGGAGTTTCCGACCGTCGCCGAGAGCCGGCGCGGCGTCCGCGTCGTCGGCGTCGCCGGCGCGCTCGCGTACGCGCTCGCCGCGGGGGTGGTCGCGTGGTCGTGA